Proteins from a genomic interval of Spea bombifrons isolate aSpeBom1 chromosome 4, aSpeBom1.2.pri, whole genome shotgun sequence:
- the ETNK1 gene encoding ethanolamine kinase 1, which yields MANYIHVPPGAPEVPRLDFTVLESGYREGALNLLKKLRPDWRPEEVTTQVFTDGITNKLVGCYVGDRMEDVVLVRIYGNKTELLVDRDEELKSFRVLQSHGCAPQLYCTFNNGLCYEFMQGAALDPQHVCNPTIYRLIARRLAKIHAIHAHNGWIPKSNLWLKMKKYFSLIPTEFEDQTVNERFLREVPGPDVLQAEMSWQKKVLSSLGSPVVLCHNDLLCKNIIYNEKRGEVQFIDYEYSGYNYQAYDIGNHFNEFAGVNEVDYSLYPERKLQLLWLRSYLESYKEFKGFSADVSDKEVEILYVQVNQFALASHFFWGLWALIQAKYSKIDFDFLGYAIVRLDQYFKMKPEVTSLTLPE from the exons ATGGCCAATTACATTCACGTACCGCCCGGAGCCCCCGAGGTGCCCCGATTGGACTTTACCGTGCTGGAGAGCGGGTACCGGGAGGGAGCGCTCAATCTGCTCAAGAAGCTCAGACCCGACTGGAGGCCCGAGGAGGTCACCACCCAG GTTTTTACGGACGGGATCACCAATAAGCTGGTCGGCTGCTACGTCGGCGACAGGATGGAGGATGTTGTCCTGGTGAGAATCTACGGCAATAAAACCGAGCTGCTGGTCGATCGGGACGAGGAGCTGAAGAGTTTCCGGGTGCTTCAGTCCCACGGCTGCGCCCCGCAGCTCTACTGCACCTTTAATAACGGCCTCTGCTACGAGTTCATGCAGGGAGCGGCGCTCGATCCCCAACACGTGTGTAACCCCACCATTTACAG ACTCATCGCACGCCGGCTCGCCAAAATCCACGCCATCCATGCCCACAACGGCTGGATCCCCAAGTCCAACCTGTGGTTAAAGATGAAGAAGTACTTCTCTCTCATTCCAACGGAGTTTGAGGACCAGACCGTGAATGAGAG GTTCTTGCGTGAGGTCCCCGGCCCCGACGTCCTCCAAGCAGAGATGTCCTGGCAGAAGAAAGTACTCTCGAGCCTGGGGTCCCCCGTAGTGCTTTGTCACAACGACCTGCTGTGTAAGAACATCATCTACAATGAGAAGCGAG GAGAGGTGCAGTTCATAGATTATGAATATTCCGGGTACAACTACCAGGCGTATGATATCGGGAACCACTTTAACGAGTTCGCAG GAGTGAATGAAGTGGATTACAGTTTGTATCCGGAgcggaagctgcagcttctctggcTGAGATCGTATCTGGAATCCTATAAAGAGTTTAAAGGGTTCAGCGCCGACGTCTCCGATAAGGAAGTAGAGATACTCTACGTGCAAGTGAATCAGTTTGCGCTG gctTCTCACTTCTTCTGGGGATTGTGGGCTTTGATTCAAGCAAAATATTCCAAGATTGACTTTGATTTCCTTGG CTACGCGATCGTCAGACTCGACCAATATTTCAAAATGAAGCCGGAGGTGACCTCGCTGACCCTTCCCGAGTAA